A genome region from Erigeron canadensis isolate Cc75 chromosome 3, C_canadensis_v1, whole genome shotgun sequence includes the following:
- the LOC122593256 gene encoding cytochrome P450 94A1-like: protein MELLQYNYLHSMEITSFQNVVLIFTIFLTIYYLFFPKSATNQFGFKNYPILGTIPEFLLNRHRFLEWSTDVLSLCPTNTATFKRPGKIHGVITAHPANIEHMLKTNFDNYPKGTRFISLLEDFLGRGIFNSDGEGWKTQRKTASYEFNTRSLRNFVLETAALQLFTRFIPALERAENMNRVIDLQEILEKYAFDNICKVAFNVDPGCLSGDNKTTSSTSSEFMYAFEDAATLSSGRFMYVFPGIYKIKKFLDFGSENKLKQSIDTVHKFADGIIKSRIEEKGNEDTEKDLLSRFMGNSDFSPEFLRDIVISFILAGRDTTSSALTWFFWLLASYPKVEQKILDELKTIRSSSSKGLNDFYSFDELRQMHYLQAAISEGLRLYPPVPVDTKACLKDDILPDGTVVKKGWFVTYSTYAIGRMESVWGKDCRVFRPERWLDYDESSVGNVSYRPESPFKFPVFHGGPRICLGKEMAYTQMKLVAATIIERFHLEMEEPADEKNPPGHVLSLTMRMKDGLKVRVRKR, encoded by the coding sequence ATGGAGCTCcttcaatataattatttacacTCCATGGAGATAACATCTTTTCAAAATGTTGTTCTAATCTTCAccatatttctaacaatctaCTATCTCTTCTTTCCTAAATCCGCCACTAACCAATTCGGGTTTAAAAATTACCCAATACTCGGAACTATACCCGAATTCCTCCTAAACCGTCACCGTTTTCTTGAATGGAGCACCGATGTCCTCTCTTTGTGTCCAACCAACACCGCGACCTTCAAACGCCCCGGAAAAATCCATGGTGTTATTACTGCCCACCCTGCAAATATCGAACATATGTTAAAAACCAATTTTGATAACTACCCTAAAGGAACCCGGTTTATTTCCCTCCTTGAAGACTTCCTAGGCCGAGGTATATTTAACTCGGATGGTGAAGGATGGAAGACGCAGCGCAAAACTGCTAGTTATGAATTTAACACACGTTCCCTTAGGAACTTTGTGTTGGAAACAGCTGCGTTGCAGCTATTTACACGGTTCATACCTGCTCTCGAAAGAGCAGAGAATATGAACCGTGTTATTGATTTACAAGAGATTTTAGAGAAATATGCTTTTGATAATATATGTAAAGTAGCTTTTAATGTCGACCCTGGTTGTCTATCTGGAGATAACAAAACTACCTCTAGTACTAGTAGCGAATTTATGTATGCTTTTGAAGATGCTGCAACTCTTAGCTCCGGAAGATTTATGTATGTTTTTCCAggaatttataaaattaagaaatttctaGATTTCGGTTCAGAGAACAAGTTGAAACAATCTATTGACACGGTTCATAAGTTTGCTGATGGTATCATAAAGTCACGAATAGAAGAAAAGGGTAATGAAGATACAGAAAAGGATTTGTTATCGCGATTCATGGGTAATTCGGACTTTTCACCAGAATTTCTTCGGGATATTGTGATAAGTTTCATATTAGCTGGCCGTGATACGACTTCATCGGCTCTTACATGGTTCTTTTGGCTTTTGGCATCATATCCAAAAGTCGAGCAAAAAATACTAGACGAACTGAAAACAATTCGGTCTAGCTCTAGCAAAGGTCTTAATGATTTTTACAGTTTTGACGAGCTTAGACAGATGCATTACTTGCAAGCCGCGATATCTGAGGGATTACGATTATACCCTCCAGTGCCAGTGGACACAAAGGCTTGCTTAAAAGATGATATTTTGCCGGATGGGACAGTTGTGAAGAAAGGTTGGTTTGTAACTTATAGTACATACGCAATAGGAAGGATGGAGAGTGTTTGGGGCAAAGATTGTCGTGTTTTTAGACCCGAACGATGGTTGGATTACGATGAGAGCTCTGTTGGAAATGTGAGTTATAGACCTGAAAGCCCGTTTAAGTTTCCGGTGTTTCATGGTGGACCAAGAATTTGTTTGGGGAAAGAAATGGCCTATACTCAAATGAAGTTGGTTGCGGCAACGATCATCGAGAGGTTTCATCTCGAGATGGAAGAGCCGGCCGACGAGAAGAACCCGCCCGGGCATGTGTTATCATTGACAATGCGGATGAAAGATGGGCTGAAGGTTAGAGTTAGGAAAAGATGA
- the LOC122593641 gene encoding transcription initiation factor TFIID subunit 11-like: MDDSQTRKKRSSVAVSKDGTAKGASKEKLKGLGDQLDKSQRSNLTQPSKLQPVPAMKRKFQKTTITGTKTPSVYNLRSNKQITEDAKDPPAYNLRTKVQKTGGQNTSTPSQKRKTSKNEKSKDSSEAIQTGILKNTSPPDKKIETTKPVTTSPASLDKKNEPITSQYEPFLCEPMYHIRWEGDEMENRPFGQNCIVCNKDLSGVTEDDDSEDNDDDRYEYDEDDDDYEYYDDVTPPLLPAVDILACGHAYHTECLQQGMSEQQSSEPQCILCSKKA, encoded by the exons ATGGATGATTCACAGACACGTAAGAAGAGATCTTCGGTGGCTGTTTCTAAAGATGGAACTGCGAAAGGCGCTAGTAAGGAGAAACTAAAAG GCCTTGGAGACCAATTGGATAAATCTCAGCGGAGTAATCTGACACAACCGAGCAAACTTCAGCCAGTACCTGCCATGAAACGGAAGTTCCAGAAAACTACAATCACTGGCACGAAAACCCCTTCTGTTTATAATCTAAGAAGTAACAAACAGATCACTGAAGATGCTAAAGATCCCCCAGCCTATAACTTGAGGACTAAAGTTCAGAAAACCGGAGGCCAAAATACCTCTACACCTTCCCAAAAGAGGAAAACCTCCAAAAATGAGAAGTCTAAAGATTCATCTGAGGCTATACAGACGGGAATTCTGAAAAATACTTCACCACCCGATAAAAAGATCGAAACTACAAAGCCTGTAACTACTTCGCCGGCTAGCCTTGACAAGAAGAACGAGCCAATAACCAGTCAATATGAACCGTTCTTATGTGAACCAATGTATCATATCAGATGGGAAG GTGATGAAATGGAAAATCGGCCTTTTGGGCAGAATTGTATAGTATGCAATAAGGACCTTTCTGGTGTAACAGAAGATGATGATTCAgaagataatgatgatgatcgTTATGAgtatgatgaggatgatgatgattatgagtATTATGATGATGTCACACCTCCTCTTCTTCCTGCTGTCGATATTCTAGCATGTGGTCATGCGTACCATACTGAATGCTTGCAGCAAGGTATGTCTGAACAACAATCGAGTGAACCTCAATGCATTTTGTGTTCGAAAAAGGCTTGA